A DNA window from Actinomycetota bacterium contains the following coding sequences:
- a CDS encoding VOC family protein — protein MKLEGIHHITAITGDAPRNVEFYAGVMGLRLVKKTVNQDDPTVYHLFYADEAGSPGADLTFFEYPGAGRGVAGAGMVHRIVWRVASEAALDFWADRLGREGIATERRPGLLEFTDPEGLGLALHVSAAPDQPLIADHPEVPGHLALQGFDGARAYAAVADRSQAFLTETLGFTSTAPQSYESRGERRGSFWVYDQAPGRGMPGAGTVHHIAWAAPMADHEAWRVRVEAGGARPTPVIDRFYFRSIYFREPSGVLFEIATLGPGFSADEDPAHLGEGLSLPPNYEHLRGQLEQILTPLPDPRAGRVPELR, from the coding sequence ATGAAGCTGGAAGGTATCCATCACATCACCGCCATCACGGGCGACGCCCCCCGCAACGTCGAGTTCTACGCCGGGGTCATGGGGCTGCGCCTGGTCAAAAAGACTGTCAACCAGGACGATCCCACCGTGTACCACCTGTTCTATGCCGACGAGGCCGGCAGCCCGGGCGCCGACCTCACCTTCTTCGAGTACCCGGGCGCCGGGCGCGGAGTCGCCGGGGCCGGAATGGTGCACCGCATCGTCTGGCGGGTGGCCTCCGAGGCGGCGCTCGACTTCTGGGCCGACCGCCTGGGCCGCGAGGGCATCGCCACCGAACGCCGGCCCGGGCTCCTGGAGTTCACCGACCCCGAGGGCCTCGGCCTGGCCCTCCACGTGTCCGCCGCCCCGGACCAGCCCCTGATCGCCGATCACCCCGAGGTCCCCGGGCACCTCGCCCTGCAGGGCTTCGACGGCGCCCGGGCATACGCCGCGGTGGCGGACCGCTCGCAGGCCTTCCTCACCGAGACCCTAGGCTTCACCTCCACCGCCCCCCAGAGCTACGAGTCCCGGGGCGAGCGGCGGGGATCGTTCTGGGTGTACGACCAGGCCCCGGGGCGCGGCATGCCGGGCGCGGGCACCGTCCACCACATCGCCTGGGCGGCTCCGATGGCCGACCACGAGGCCTGGCGGGTCCGGGTCGAGGCCGGCGGGGCCCGGCCGACGCCGGTGATCGACCGGTTCTACTTCCGCTCGATCTACTTCCGGGAGCCCAGCGGGGTGCTGTTCGAAATCGCCACGCTCGGGCCGGGATTCTCGGCCGACGAGGACCCGGCCCACCTGGGCGAGGGCCTGAGCCTGCCGCCCAACTACGAACACCTCCGCGGCCAGCTCGAACAGATCCTGACCCCGCTACCCGACCCGAGGGCCGGCCGGGTGCCGGAGCTGCGATGA